From the genome of Papilio machaon chromosome 1, ilPapMach1.1, whole genome shotgun sequence:
AGGAGCAGCATTCATATCGTCATAGTAAGAGGGAACATTGTGATAATTGTTTAAAGATTGGTTTCTGTAAACTATATACGTGCTGTAGTGGTTCAAACCGAAGAAGTCGGAACTTCCTCGCACGTAGTCAATTTCTTCAGGCGTGAACTCTGGCAATCTTGACCTTGGAAAGCCTTGCTCGGCACTTTTAGCGGCAACCTTCTCCCTCATAACTGGTGGGAAATCTCCAGCTTCCGAAAAAATAGGATGCGCGTATTGTCCCcactgaaaaaataatattatttttaacatttcattcCGTATTTACAAAAGATAGGCACTacggaataaataaatacattattgttttttgttgttgCGAAGTTATCAGACAGATCATTTGATCTGAAGAACGATAAGATTTATGAATTTTTCTTAGTAAAAACCAACTAAGTGTAGTATGAACGAATAAACATATTTGCAACTaataaacttagtaagtaccactattttttatcataaggcggcaaacgagcaaacggccaccggGATTCGCCGCAGTAGCGAGGCgactgttgcccatagacatccgcaaacgcagatgcgttgcctacctttaatcaacggagccgaggacgcacagaaagaggatatttctccttcctatgcgtcctctcttccgccaaatccacttccccttcccatcttttcctaataagaaaagggtggaaagggaaagaagactaaaattaggcctccggtaccacacttatcagacgaaacgcggaattgcttccacttcacgcctgtcttctgtttgGTCGTTGTATTTCACGATTCAtacacccaacaaatattgttgttgcgggatctaccactatGAAAAAGCAATCTTTACAATGTAAGTATTTATTGTCAGTTACCTCGAACTCAATAACTTCTGCAGCCGCCTCGATATCAGCGTCTGTTTCAGGATAGTACCAGTGTGCACTTAATGTTATACCAATAACTCCATTTTGCAATTGTCGGTACTCctcattataaatatgataagCCTTGGCATGAGCCATTAACAAGTTTTTTGCGCACATGTATTCAGCTATGCCTTGAATGTTAAGACGTGGTGCTTTCGTCACCGTTCCGTATCCCTGGTAACAAACTTCTCGGGGTTCGTTCATAGTGATCCAGTATTTGACTCTATCGCCGAAACTTTCGAATGCAATACGAGCGTAATCAGCAAACCAGTCGATAATGTACGGGTTTGACCAGCCGCCCATTTCTTGCAATTTTTGTGGTAAATCCCAGTGGTACAGTGTGATCATGGGTTCGATGTTATACTTAAGCATTTCGTCAATCAAATTGTTGTAGTACTGTATCCCCGCCTCGTTTATTTTGTCCGGGAAACTGGTCGGTAGGATTCTTGACCACGATAAGGAGAATCTGTAGAAATCGAGTCCCAGTTCGCGCATCATCTCGACGTCCCGCTTATACAAATGGTAGGAGTCATCAGCGATGTCTCCGTTAGAACAATCCGCTATAGAGCACGGATCAGTATGTGTTAAACGATCCCAAATATTTTCAGACTTTCCTGAAAATCAATAAAGAAATTACACACAACGTAAATACAACGTTATCAtgctttttaatgaaaagaagaataaaaattaatcatacCATCTTCATCCCAACCACCTTCGATCTGGTATGAAGCTGTGGCTGCACCGAAAACAAACGAATCTGGGAATTTTCTCACATCATGTCGGCTAACTTTGATGTTACCTGCACTCGATATACCCAGCAGCGAAATAAATACACTatgaacaaaatgtaaaaagaaatatcaaatataactaaaattgaataataaataaaaaaaaattatacctaCAATAATCTAGCGTTTGATATCATCGTAGCAGCTAGACACAACTACTAAATCTGATGAGTATGCTGtgctatatatatagtatatataggCTGTAGTTATGTAATGAAACGTGGATATCTGTAGATAACAGATTACTTCTTCACGAATATTGAATTGAAAATCGGAATAATCTTTGATAAAGTCGCacgaaataaatgtttttttgaagcCATTTTCCGTTTCTTTTGAAATCTCCCTTCCTTAAAGGACTAAAAGTCTATAAATAAAGCACCATAACTGAAACAGATACGGAatgttttgtgtaattttctgGGAGAATACTCTCtagttaaatgtaaaataactaattactttattcatttttttatttaatgtttaatacataCAGCAACATTTAGGAAAACTATATTTCACTTTCTATATACACTTTTCGTTGTAGATTAACGCTTATTTTacaggaaaaaaatcttaatagatataggttgttttttatttaaaaaaaaaacagttgtatttttaagtaatttatttaaagatgaataatttaattagtgtCCTTCGTCGATGGTCATGACGTCAGTATCGGGCTCGTAGTGCATGTCGAGCTCGCGCGTGTGCAGAATCTGCTTGTACACGAAGGCGGACTTGCGCGGTGTGCGCGTGCGCTCCGGACTCTCGTAGTCCACCTCGTACAGACCGAAGCGCTCactagaaaagaaaaacatttttatgtggATAATACGGTAACATAGTATCCATGTTTAATAACGTGTAAGTTAGGAACTTTTTTTCACttcttaatgttatatttgacGGCCTAGTAGTACAGTGTTAAGTAAAAACATGAtcattatacttttaaaaaaatgtacttacgtGTAACCTTGCATCCATTCGAAGTTGTCCATGAGACTCCACGCGGTGTACGCTCTGATATCGGAGCCTTCTTCAATAGCATTAAGCATTGCGTTAATGTATTCCTTGTAGTAAGTGACACGGTCATCGTCCTCCAAGCCGCCGTATGTAGCAAAACCATTCTCAGTAATATAAATTGGGGGATTATTGTATTCCTCTTTTATTCTTGTCAAAAGCTTCTGGAAGCCCCAAGGTACGCACTGCGAACATTGAGATGGATAGTGTCCATTAGATTATCCGAATTCTTATAGTACGCAAACATAATGTTGAATTTGacatgatgatgatgatgatgatgatgatgatgacgatgaAACTATTAATCGCATAatcagttttgtttttaacttttctattgcatataaaaaaacgaaaaccCAAAGTACCTTGGTAAATTCAGATTGACCAATCTTCCACTCCGCTTTCTGGTATGTTAAGACTTCTAAGTCATCGGCGAATGATGGAGCATCATGGTAACCGTAAATAGATTCATTCCTGTAAACTATAAATGTAGAGTAGTGATTGAGACCGAAGTAGTCGGAGCTGCCGCGTACATAATCAATTTCTTCGGGAGTGAACTCCGGTAGTCTGGATCTAGGATAGCCCTGCTCTTCGCTCTTGGCAGCTATCTTCCTTCTCATAGATGGAGGGAAGTCCCCTGTCTCGGAGAAGACAGGATGTGTATACTGTCCCcactagaaaaataaaatcaacaaaataagAAGAATGGAATAGAGGtattagttattatatatatttctaaaaataaaattgaaggtaTCAAGGGAAATGTGTttgattacaaaataacaaaatataactatcataattaattaatttacctgGAAGTCATTGTTGTCATTAGCAGCTTCAATATCTTTATCAGTTTCCGGTTCGTACCATTGTGCACTGTATGAGATGAATATAACACCGTCTTGATTAGGTCTAAACTCTTTGTCATAGATATGGTATGCTCTTGCGTGCGCGAGGAGCAAATTTTTAGCACACATATATTCAGCTACGCCTTTACTGTTTAGGACCGGTGCTTTCACAACATCACCATAACCCTGATTGCACACTTGATACGGCTCATTTATGGTAATCCAATATTTAACTCTATCACCGAAAAGTTGGAACACTGTTTTCGCGTAGTCACCGAACCAGTCGACGATATGCGGGTTAGCCCAGCCGCCCATTTCTTGCAGTTTCTGTGGTAGATCCCAATGATAAAGAGTTATCATCGGTTGAATGTTATATTTCAGCATTTCATCGATCAGATTATTATAGTACTGAACGCCCGCCTCATTTATCTTGTCCGGGAAACTCGTAGGTAAAATCCTCGGCCAGGATAGAGAGAATCTATAGAAATCTAGACCTAATTCTCGCATCATTTCGACGTCCCTTTTATAAAGATGATAGGAGTCATCGGCAATATCACCATTCGAACAATCCTTGATGATGCAAGGGTTATTGTGAGTTAGGTGATCCCAGATATTTTCCGTCTTGcctaaatcaaaaaaaaaataacaatacaagaaaataaacagcaatcattttttaaaaatacatattgaaaTGTGTTTACCATCTTCATCCCACGCTCCTTCCACTTGGTATGAAGCGGTCGCAGTTCCAAAAAGAAATCCTTCAGGAAATTTCCTTACATCGTGTCTGGAGCCACCATAGGTTTTGCACTCATACATTGAGTAACAAAAGatagtaaaactaaaaaattaatcgaaaggaagtcaTGTAAAACTATATCATCTCTCATAAAGATcgcgaaattatttttatattactttttgcccgcgacttcgtctacACAGGATTAAA
Proteins encoded in this window:
- the LOC106713686 gene encoding lactase-phlorizin hydrolase produces the protein MEIFHNIVLIFTIFCYSMYECKTYGGSRHDVRKFPEGFLFGTATASYQVEGAWDEDGKTENIWDHLTHNNPCIIKDCSNGDIADDSYHLYKRDVEMMRELGLDFYRFSLSWPRILPTSFPDKINEAGVQYYNNLIDEMLKYNIQPMITLYHWDLPQKLQEMGGWANPHIVDWFGDYAKTVFQLFGDRVKYWITINEPYQVCNQGYGDVVKAPVLNSKGVAEYMCAKNLLLAHARAYHIYDKEFRPNQDGVIFISYSAQWYEPETDKDIEAANDNNDFQWGQYTHPVFSETGDFPPSMRRKIAAKSEEQGYPRSRLPEFTPEEIDYVRGSSDYFGLNHYSTFIVYRNESIYGYHDAPSFADDLEVLTYQKAEWKIGQSEFTKCVPWGFQKLLTRIKEEYNNPPIYITENGFATYGGLEDDDRVTYYKEYINAMLNAIEEGSDIRAYTAWSLMDNFEWMQGYTERFGLYEVDYESPERTRTPRKSAFVYKQILHTRELDMHYEPDTDVMTIDEGHYVFISLLGISSAGNIKVSRHDVRKFPDSFVFGAATASYQIEGGWDEDGKSENIWDRLTHTDPCSIADCSNGDIADDSYHLYKRDVEMMRELGLDFYRFSLSWSRILPTSFPDKINEAGIQYYNNLIDEMLKYNIEPMITLYHWDLPQKLQEMGGWSNPYIIDWFADYARIAFESFGDRVKYWITMNEPREVCYQGYGTVTKAPRLNIQGIAEYMCAKNLLMAHAKAYHIYNEEYRQLQNGVIGITLSAHWYYPETDADIEAAAEVIEFEWGQYAHPIFSEAGDFPPVMREKVAAKSAEQGFPRSRLPEFTPEEIDYVRGSSDFFGLNHYSTYIVYRNQSLNNYHNVPSYYDDMNAAPYQSSEWEHGASSFLKVVPDGFYRLLTDIREKYNNPPVYITENGYSTYGGLIDDDRIAYYRKYLSAMLDAMDEGSDVRGYAAWSIMDNFEWMQGYTERFGLYEVDYESPERTRTPRKSAFVYKQILRTRELDMHYEPDTNVMTIDEGK